The following proteins are co-located in the Hydrogenobacter hydrogenophilus genome:
- a CDS encoding response regulator transcription factor, with protein sequence MKVLLVEDDKLLGESLKVYLQEHGIQVDHIYDPREVFGLLEFSIYDVIVLDLIMPHIPGEKLLRDLRTVDKKTPILVLTAKSRIEDKENCFNAGADDYIVKPFEPKELLLRLKALYKRKVGNTLLRIGSVDVDFEKEKVWVSGKPINLSKKDWLLFKFLVENRGRFVSSEEILNYVWGGQAVGDEVVRAHIKNLRKLLPEGFIISMKGRGYKVEA encoded by the coding sequence GTGAAAGTGCTTCTTGTGGAAGATGACAAACTTCTGGGGGAGTCGCTTAAAGTATACCTTCAAGAGCATGGAATCCAAGTGGATCACATCTACGATCCAAGGGAAGTTTTTGGATTGCTGGAGTTTTCCATTTACGATGTGATAGTTTTAGATCTTATAATGCCTCACATACCAGGGGAAAAGCTTCTAAGGGATCTAAGAACAGTAGATAAGAAAACACCCATACTAGTCCTTACCGCAAAGAGCCGTATAGAGGATAAGGAGAACTGTTTTAACGCAGGAGCAGATGACTACATAGTAAAACCTTTTGAACCAAAGGAACTTCTCTTGCGACTGAAGGCTCTCTACAAAAGGAAGGTTGGGAATACCCTTTTGAGAATAGGCTCAGTTGATGTAGATTTTGAGAAGGAAAAAGTGTGGGTAAGCGGTAAACCAATAAACTTATCAAAGAAGGACTGGCTACTTTTCAAGTTTCTCGTAGAGAATAGGGGTAGGTTTGTATCCTCTGAGGAGATACTTAACTATGTATGGGGAGGACAAGCTGTAGGTGATGAGGTGGTAAGGGCTCACATAAAAAATCTCAGAAAATTACTGCCAGAAGGTTTTATCATCTCCATGAAGGGAAGGGGATACAAGGTTGAAGCTTGA
- a CDS encoding sensor histidine kinase, whose amino-acid sequence MKLENLKFLFYFALTITVALAILNILLFYKLKGFVELSIYQQAYTHYMAYLLSERTYRGDENFWVGEKYKEKTLSYAFKDPANPDGYIYVSVKPNYAMSIIEDFFKSLLLIEFGVVFFFLLVFELIISKTLDKLKEQEEWTKSLVASVAHKFGNFLSIQKVNLAVLKTKLKDQSALNRLEKSILKVEKDMNLIIHLLREEKHIKREWIRIDKLILEILRDFQEDLQEKKVIFKPTETYVYADQVDMMDILYNIISNAIRYSKSIIHIKIYRTQKGICLVFRNDMGDPQAHGLGVGTKLVESVVKRHGGKMHIRIKKSYTVVIYFLK is encoded by the coding sequence TTGAAGCTTGAAAACCTTAAATTTTTGTTTTACTTTGCTCTTACCATCACTGTAGCTCTTGCCATCTTGAACATCCTCCTGTTTTATAAGCTAAAAGGGTTCGTAGAGCTAAGCATTTATCAACAAGCCTACACTCATTACATGGCTTACCTGCTATCTGAAAGAACATACAGAGGCGATGAGAACTTTTGGGTAGGTGAAAAATACAAAGAAAAAACCTTAAGCTACGCCTTCAAGGACCCTGCTAACCCTGATGGGTACATATACGTGAGTGTAAAGCCCAATTATGCCATGTCCATTATAGAAGATTTTTTTAAAAGCCTTCTGCTTATAGAGTTCGGAGTCGTATTTTTCTTCTTGTTGGTGTTTGAGCTTATCATAAGTAAAACCCTTGATAAATTAAAAGAGCAAGAAGAGTGGACTAAAAGCCTTGTAGCATCAGTGGCACACAAGTTCGGAAACTTTCTTTCTATTCAAAAGGTAAACCTTGCTGTTCTAAAAACTAAGTTGAAAGACCAGAGCGCGCTAAATAGGTTAGAGAAGAGTATTTTAAAAGTTGAAAAGGATATGAACCTTATAATTCACTTGCTCCGAGAAGAGAAACACATAAAAAGAGAGTGGATCAGAATTGATAAGCTCATACTTGAGATATTAAGAGATTTTCAAGAGGACCTTCAGGAAAAAAAGGTTATATTCAAACCTACAGAAACTTATGTATATGCAGACCAAGTAGACATGATGGACATACTTTACAACATAATAAGCAATGCCATTAGGTATTCAAAGAGCATCATCCACATAAAAATCTACAGAACCCAGAAAGGAATCTGTCTTGTATTTAGAAATGACATGGGAGATCCTCAAGCTCATGGACTTGGTGTTGGTACCAAACTTGTAGAAAGCGTGGTTAAAAGACATGGGGGCAAAATGCACATACGGATAAAAAAGTCTTATACAGTAGTAATTTACTTCTTAAAATAA
- the pyrH gene encoding UMP kinase encodes MGVAYSRVLLKLSGEAFAGNYGYGIDPGFLEYISHQIKEVYDLGVQIAIVIGGGNIFRGFQGEEIGIDRATADYMGMLATVINALALQSALERHTQIPTRVLSAIEMRQVAEPYIRRRAVRHLEKGRVVIFAGGTGNPFFSTDTAGALRAAEINAEVLIKATKVGGIYDKDPKKHPDAVLIKEISYLEVINRGLQVMDHTALTLCKENQIPVIVLNISEKGNLKKAILGENIGSIVKG; translated from the coding sequence ATGGGAGTTGCCTACAGCAGAGTGCTTCTTAAACTTTCTGGAGAAGCCTTTGCGGGAAACTACGGTTATGGCATAGACCCAGGCTTTCTTGAGTATATATCCCACCAAATAAAAGAGGTTTACGACCTTGGTGTGCAGATAGCTATCGTAATAGGTGGAGGAAACATATTCAGGGGATTTCAGGGAGAAGAGATAGGTATAGACAGAGCTACTGCGGACTACATGGGTATGCTTGCAACAGTTATAAACGCTTTAGCCCTTCAGTCCGCTTTGGAAAGACATACCCAGATACCCACAAGGGTACTCTCTGCTATAGAGATGAGACAGGTAGCGGAACCTTACATAAGAAGGAGAGCGGTAAGGCATTTAGAAAAGGGTAGGGTAGTGATCTTTGCAGGGGGAACAGGAAATCCTTTTTTTTCTACGGACACCGCGGGGGCACTCAGAGCTGCGGAAATAAACGCAGAAGTTTTAATAAAGGCAACTAAGGTAGGAGGCATTTACGATAAAGACCCAAAAAAACATCCTGATGCGGTCTTAATAAAGGAGATATCCTATCTTGAAGTCATAAATAGAGGATTACAGGTAATGGACCATACTGCATTAACTCTATGCAAAGAAAACCAGATACCTGTAATAGTCCTAAACATATCAGAAAAGGGAAACCTCAAAAAGGCTATTCTTGGGGAGAACATAGGTTCAATAGTGAAGGGATAA
- the tsf gene encoding translation elongation factor Ts: MISAEMVKALREMTGAGMLECKKALEEAEGDIEKAKEILRIKGLAKAEKKAGRETKEGIIQTYVSDDRKVGVILELNCETDFVARNEQFNELALNIAKHIASLSENANKEGSAEDILNQPYFQDPSKTLQEVIKSAIAKIGENIQIRRFARFDTDGYIHAYVHGVGRIGVLIDYQADKLDDQVLRVVQDIAMQIAAMKPEFVDVNSVPSDVLEREKRILTEQARQEGKSENIIEKVVEGRLKKFYQEKVLLEQPFIKDEKKTVGQYIKESQPHLVIRRFVRYELGGV; the protein is encoded by the coding sequence ATGATAAGTGCAGAAATGGTAAAAGCTCTTAGAGAAATGACTGGTGCAGGGATGCTTGAGTGTAAAAAAGCCCTTGAAGAAGCTGAAGGAGACATTGAGAAAGCAAAAGAGATACTTAGAATAAAAGGTTTGGCAAAAGCAGAAAAAAAAGCAGGTAGAGAAACCAAGGAAGGGATAATACAAACATATGTATCAGATGACAGAAAGGTGGGCGTAATACTTGAGCTAAACTGCGAAACGGACTTTGTTGCAAGGAACGAACAGTTTAACGAGCTTGCTTTGAACATAGCAAAACACATAGCGAGCCTTTCAGAAAACGCCAACAAAGAGGGAAGTGCAGAAGACATACTCAATCAGCCGTACTTCCAGGATCCTTCTAAAACTTTACAGGAAGTAATAAAGTCCGCTATAGCTAAAATAGGAGAGAACATACAGATAAGAAGGTTTGCAAGGTTTGACACAGACGGATACATACACGCTTATGTGCACGGTGTAGGAAGGATAGGTGTGCTTATAGATTACCAGGCGGATAAGTTAGATGACCAAGTTTTAAGGGTGGTTCAGGACATAGCCATGCAGATAGCAGCTATGAAACCTGAATTTGTGGATGTAAATTCTGTGCCTTCTGATGTTTTAGAAAGAGAGAAAAGAATACTCACAGAGCAAGCGAGACAGGAAGGTAAGTCAGAAAACATAATAGAAAAGGTGGTAGAAGGAAGGCTCAAAAAGTTCTATCAAGAAAAGGTACTCCTTGAACAGCCTTTTATAAAGGATGAGAAAAAAACGGTGGGGCAGTATATAAAAGAAAGCCAGCCTCACCTTGTGATAAGGAGGTTTGTAAGGTACGAGCTTGGTGGAGTCTGA
- the rpsB gene encoding 30S ribosomal protein S2, which produces MAVISMRDLLEAGVHFGHSKGRWNPKMAPFLYGVRNGIHIIDLNKTVVYLEQAYNFVADRVAEGAEILFLGTKKQAKDVIKEEAERAGVPYVNERWVGGLLTNFRTVKKSILKLKTLERMEAEGVFDVLPKKEVRVMKRKMERLRKLYGGILNMERIPDIIWIVDTVREHIALQEAKKLGITVVAIADSNCDPDVIDYPVPGNDDAIKSIKLLTSKIADAVIEGKQRRERLGEEVPTEAVRRRVITIEEEEKALFEKAMEMSEKYEYIDKGAEEVE; this is translated from the coding sequence ATGGCAGTGATTTCTATGAGAGACCTGCTTGAGGCAGGAGTACACTTTGGACATTCCAAAGGTAGGTGGAATCCCAAGATGGCACCTTTTCTTTACGGTGTCAGGAACGGAATACACATAATTGACCTTAACAAGACGGTAGTCTATCTGGAACAAGCTTATAACTTTGTTGCGGACAGAGTAGCAGAAGGTGCAGAGATCCTGTTTTTGGGCACAAAAAAACAGGCAAAGGACGTTATAAAAGAGGAGGCAGAAAGAGCGGGAGTACCTTATGTAAACGAAAGGTGGGTAGGTGGACTTCTTACTAACTTCAGGACAGTCAAGAAAAGTATTCTAAAACTGAAAACTCTTGAAAGGATGGAAGCGGAAGGGGTTTTTGATGTTTTGCCCAAAAAGGAAGTTCGCGTAATGAAGAGAAAGATGGAGCGTTTACGCAAACTATACGGTGGCATCCTAAATATGGAAAGAATTCCAGACATCATTTGGATAGTTGATACAGTAAGGGAACACATAGCCTTGCAAGAAGCCAAAAAACTGGGCATTACAGTAGTAGCCATAGCAGACTCCAACTGCGATCCTGATGTGATAGACTATCCAGTGCCGGGCAACGATGATGCCATAAAATCTATAAAGCTTCTTACTTCCAAGATAGCGGATGCTGTTATTGAAGGAAAACAAAGGAGAGAAAGACTTGGAGAGGAAGTACCCACAGAAGCGGTAAGAAGAAGAGTTATCACCATAGAGGAAGAAGAAAAAGCACTCTTTGAAAAAGCCATGGAAATGTCCGAAAAGTACGAATACATAGATAAGGGTGCGGAAGAAGTAGAATAA
- a CDS encoding Hsp33 family molecular chaperone HslO, whose protein sequence is MVYKELNQQTLEDIKRYFQDRDYMVIAVPRLEALRVYTVRATKSVQTATRIHGLDKESAQALGSLLVSALLLTSSLKHATNQKVLVKLNLQDGVMVAEADATGKVRGFVEGSLQRPWTGTLTVVKELRLGTPYTSIVPIVSDNLKDNLLYYFEQSEQVKTALDIFVDFDQEGVVRTASGYLVQVLGGAEEESIRFVEEIIKRTINMHARPEDMACDMLEGKEPRLIGLKEVEYYCPCNEEIARSTLFLLEEEELEEIFSEGPAEVVCKFCGRIYRFTKDML, encoded by the coding sequence ATGGTCTATAAAGAGCTAAACCAACAGACTTTGGAAGACATCAAAAGATACTTCCAGGATAGAGATTATATGGTTATAGCAGTTCCCAGACTTGAAGCCCTAAGGGTATATACAGTAAGAGCTACAAAGAGCGTGCAGACAGCAACAAGGATACATGGTCTTGATAAAGAAAGTGCGCAGGCTTTGGGATCTCTCCTTGTATCTGCTCTTTTGCTTACTTCTTCCCTTAAGCACGCCACAAACCAGAAGGTGCTCGTAAAACTAAACCTTCAGGATGGGGTTATGGTTGCAGAAGCGGACGCCACCGGAAAGGTAAGGGGATTTGTTGAAGGAAGCTTGCAGAGACCTTGGACGGGCACTCTTACCGTGGTAAAAGAGCTAAGGCTTGGCACACCTTATACAAGCATAGTTCCCATAGTGAGCGATAACCTAAAGGACAACCTGCTTTACTACTTTGAACAGTCTGAACAGGTAAAAACTGCCTTGGACATCTTTGTAGATTTTGACCAAGAAGGAGTTGTAAGAACCGCAAGTGGATATCTCGTGCAAGTATTAGGTGGGGCAGAAGAAGAATCCATCAGGTTTGTGGAAGAAATAATTAAAAGAACCATTAACATGCATGCACGCCCAGAAGATATGGCGTGCGATATGCTTGAAGGCAAAGAACCAAGACTCATAGGACTTAAAGAGGTAGAGTATTATTGTCCTTGCAACGAAGAAATAGCCAGGTCAACCTTGTTTTTGCTTGAAGAAGAAGAGCTTGAAGAAATCTTCAGCGAAGGTCCTGCGGAGGTAGTCTGTAAGTTCTGTGGTAGGATTTATCGCTTTACCAAAGACATGCTATAA
- a CDS encoding NAD+ synthase, which produces MEDHINITLAQIETTVGDLELNAKKILEVWDAVDENSHIVVFPELALSGYPPEDMLLRWDFLQECRRQLEFIVNASKKFKAVGIIGTPFYDGDLYNSAVVIKGGRMLCVYHKHFLPNYSVFDEKRYFKKGDEGVILELNGAKIGLSICEDIWYPDGVERTYALAGVHILVNINASPYHAGKYAYKEAFLKARAEDNLCYVVYVNMVGGQDELVFDGRSLVIDPTGLIYARAKAFEEDVLTVSFEPKKVSRKRLLDVRLREQKAHYHVISYPIEMSKRCPFYTPRVEKSPQGEEEIYTALKTGLKAYFTKNHFNKAVIGLSGGIDSSLTACLAVDALGKDKVVGVFMPSAFTSQESKEDVLELAENLGIELYEFPIDSIFKKFREVLKVDDFSVADENLQARIRANLLFYLSNKYGWLVLATSNKSEVSVGYTTIYGDMAGGFAPLKDIYKTLVYKLAFYRNSIKEDIPRRVFEKPPSAELRHGQTDQDTLPPYDLLDRILTLYIEEGLSQEEIVKKGMDVQTVKRVINMVKLAEYKRRQAPVGIKITQRAFGKDWRMPITNLWRE; this is translated from the coding sequence ATGGAAGATCACATAAACATCACTTTGGCACAAATCGAGACTACAGTAGGCGATTTGGAGCTAAACGCAAAAAAGATACTAGAAGTGTGGGATGCAGTAGATGAAAATTCTCATATAGTAGTATTTCCTGAACTGGCTCTGTCCGGATATCCTCCCGAAGACATGCTTTTAAGGTGGGATTTTTTGCAGGAATGCAGAAGACAGCTTGAATTTATAGTAAATGCTTCTAAGAAGTTCAAAGCAGTTGGAATAATAGGGACTCCTTTTTACGATGGTGATCTCTACAATTCCGCAGTGGTTATAAAGGGTGGTCGCATGCTATGTGTTTATCACAAGCACTTTTTACCCAATTACTCAGTTTTTGACGAGAAAAGGTACTTTAAAAAAGGAGATGAGGGTGTTATCTTAGAGCTAAATGGGGCGAAGATAGGACTGTCCATTTGTGAAGACATATGGTATCCAGATGGTGTTGAAAGGACATACGCTCTTGCGGGGGTGCACATTCTTGTCAATATTAACGCTTCACCTTACCACGCGGGTAAATACGCATATAAGGAAGCTTTCTTGAAGGCGAGGGCAGAGGACAATCTTTGTTATGTAGTTTATGTAAATATGGTAGGAGGCCAGGACGAACTTGTCTTTGACGGTAGAAGTTTGGTAATTGATCCCACTGGTTTGATATATGCAAGGGCAAAAGCTTTTGAAGAGGATGTGCTTACAGTCAGTTTTGAGCCTAAAAAGGTGAGTAGAAAAAGACTTTTGGATGTGAGACTCAGGGAACAAAAAGCGCATTACCATGTGATTTCTTACCCTATAGAAATGTCCAAAAGGTGCCCTTTTTACACTCCAAGGGTAGAAAAAAGTCCCCAAGGTGAGGAAGAAATATATACCGCCTTGAAGACTGGCTTAAAAGCTTATTTTACAAAAAACCACTTTAACAAGGCAGTTATAGGGCTTTCTGGTGGCATAGACTCCTCCTTGACCGCTTGTTTAGCTGTGGATGCGTTGGGAAAGGATAAAGTAGTAGGTGTTTTTATGCCATCGGCATTTACATCACAAGAAAGCAAGGAAGATGTTTTGGAGCTTGCTGAAAATTTAGGTATAGAGCTTTACGAGTTTCCCATAGACAGTATCTTTAAAAAGTTCAGGGAAGTTCTAAAAGTTGATGACTTTAGTGTAGCAGATGAAAACCTTCAGGCGCGCATAAGGGCAAATTTACTCTTTTACCTTTCCAATAAATACGGGTGGCTCGTTTTGGCTACTTCTAACAAAAGCGAGGTGTCCGTAGGATACACTACCATTTATGGGGACATGGCAGGTGGCTTTGCTCCTTTAAAGGACATTTACAAAACCCTTGTTTATAAGCTGGCTTTCTACAGAAACTCCATAAAAGAAGACATACCAAGAAGAGTTTTTGAAAAACCCCCTTCTGCTGAACTCAGACATGGACAAACAGACCAAGACACCTTACCACCTTACGATCTTTTAGACCGTATTCTCACGCTTTACATCGAAGAAGGACTTTCCCAAGAAGAGATAGTGAAAAAGGGCATGGACGTGCAAACGGTAAAAAGGGTTATAAATATGGTAAAACTTGCAGAGTACAAAAGAAGGCAGGCACCAGTGGGTATAAAGATCACACAAAGAGCTTTTGGTAAGGACTGGAGAATGCCTATAACTAACCTGTGGAGAGAATAA